One Fusarium oxysporum f. sp. lycopersici 4287 chromosome 8, whole genome shotgun sequence genomic region harbors:
- a CDS encoding hypothetical protein (At least one base has a quality score < 10), with protein sequence MAQPQPASAGDFSMSNGPSPPPQANLDPDRTYARDQPPNLREAFTSFYPNGLPNFYKMLQTPGPEGVVQTYVEDYLPVGFYNNPPVDARAVFSTSNGSNPFRFMEHLLPQRRVHLWSSDEVQSACNSLRKLYWEVIKDMPHPYCWDSLWDYFDAQDIYNYGALNLWNVVSQLFLENQSIALDVYNAFSIEVGQWVDRWLYDDENRDKLIKSNETGLSINGVIGWEAMKGLPDDAIHLIASALEHRRSLLLSPEKLRPGAMKPNHFKEFYEKGHLENWLGM encoded by the coding sequence ATGGCTCAACCTCAACCCGCTTCGGCGGGTGACTTCTCCATGTCCAACGGGCCATCGCCGCCGCCTCAAGCAAATCTGGACCCAGACCGGACTTATGCCAGAGACCAACCGCCCAACTTGCGCGAAGCCTTCACCAGCTTCTACCCCAATGGCCTACCCAACTTCTACAAAATGCTACAGACACCTGGTCCTGAGGGCGTCGTTCAAACGTACGTCGAAGACTACCTCCCTGTGGGATTCTACAACAACCCTCCAGTCGACGCCAGAGCCGTCTTCTCTACCTCTAATGGATCGAACCCTTTTCGTTTCATGGAGCATCTATTGCCTCAGCGCCGCGTTCACCTTTGGTCCTCAGACGAAGTTCAATCTGCTTGCAACTCACTCCGCAAGCTCTACTGGGAGGTCATAAAAGACATGCCGCATCCCTACTGCTGGGATAGTTTGTGGGATTATTTTGACGCCCAAGACATTTACAATTACGGAGCTTTGAACCTATGGAATGTGGTTAGTCAACTGTTTCTCGAGAACCAGTCCATCGCCCTCGACGTCTATAATGCTTTCTCCATCGAAGTTGGCCAATGGGTTGACCGCTGGCTGTATGACGACGAAAACCGTGACAAACTCATCAAGAGCAATGAAACTGGTCTTTCTATCAATGGTGTCATCGGTTGGGAAGCTATGAAAGGCCTTCCGGATGATGCAATCCATCTTATCGCAAGTGCCCTTGAGCATCGACGATCTCTGTTACTATCACCCGAGAAACTGAGGCCAGGTGCAATGAAGCCTAATCACTTCAAGGAGTTTTATGAAAAGGGGCACCTCGAAAACTGGTTAGGTATGTAA
- a CDS encoding 50S ribosomal protein L14e: MGDAVIEGSNWRLVEVGRVVVINGDHPFAGRLATIVEIIDHKRILVDGPSANASLAVPRQAVPLSKVLLSSLIVEGLNRGSRTGVVRKLWEKSEIDSKWEQTNWAKKRDQMERRKGLTDFERFQVLRLKKQRRFEERKALAKVKASA, translated from the exons ATGGGCGACGCAGTCATTGAGGGTTCGAACTGGCGCCTCGTTGAGGTTGGCCGTGTCGTTGTTATCAACGGCGACCACCCCTTCGCCGGCCGCCTGGCCACGATCGTCGAGATCATCGACCACAAGCGA ATTCTCGTCGACGGTCCTTCCGCGAACGCTAGCCTCGCTGTTCCCCGACAAGCCGTTCCCCTCAGCAAGgtcctcctctcctctcttaTCGTCGAGGGCTTGAACCGCGGTTCccgaactggtgtcgtcCGAAAGCTCTGGGAGAAGTCCGAGATCGACTCCAAGTGGGAGCAGACCAACTGGGCTAAGAAGCGGGATCAGATGGAGCGGAGGAAGGGTCTCACCGACTTCGAGCGCTTCCAGGTTCTCCGACTCAAGAAGCAGCGACGATTCGAGGAGCGCAAGGCTctggccaaggtcaaggcctCCGCATAA